The following are encoded together in the Clostridium sp. BJN0013 genome:
- the arsA gene encoding arsenical pump-driving ATPase, protein MKDFDVKNIPLTKYMFFTGKGGVGKTSIACATAVTLADNGKKVLLISTDPASNLQDVFSTDLTSKGVPIEEVPGLVVANLDPIQAAAEYRESVIAPYRGKLPDAVLDNMEEQLSGSCTVEIAAFNEFSNFITDKTAEREYDHIIFDTAPTGHTLRMLQLPSAWSNFISESTHGASCLGQLSGLEERKDVYKQAVNTLADGTATTLVLVSRPDKTPLQEAERASGELADLGVNNQILVINGVMPSFDDSVSESLYNKQQAALAEIPNNIKKLNLYSVPLRAYNITGMDNVRALLSKDSFEISEETINATTVPSLKNVIDDLYQNDKKVIFTMGKGGVGKTSIAAAIAFALASKGKKVHLTTTDPAAHLKYVAKETENITMSHIDEEAELKRYQDEVLSKARETMSEDDVAYVEEDLRSPCTQEIAVFRAFAEVVDKADNEVVVIDTAPTGHTLLLLDSTQSYHREVKRTQGDIPENVKKLLPRLRNEKETEVIIVTLAETTPVYEAMRLEEDLKRAEISTKWWVINSSMYATETTNRLLKAKASHEIEWINKVDTHTKGNFAVISWSAEDITGSKLLELIK, encoded by the coding sequence ATGAAAGACTTTGATGTAAAGAATATTCCCCTAACCAAATATATGTTTTTTACCGGCAAAGGCGGCGTTGGAAAAACATCAATTGCCTGTGCTACTGCGGTTACCCTTGCTGATAACGGTAAAAAGGTACTACTCATTAGTACCGATCCGGCTTCCAATCTTCAGGATGTATTTTCTACCGATCTAACAAGTAAGGGAGTTCCGATTGAAGAAGTCCCCGGTCTTGTTGTTGCGAACCTTGATCCAATTCAAGCCGCAGCGGAATATAGAGAAAGCGTCATTGCTCCTTATCGAGGTAAGCTGCCCGACGCAGTGCTTGACAATATGGAAGAACAACTTTCCGGTTCCTGCACAGTAGAGATTGCAGCGTTTAACGAGTTTTCTAATTTTATAACTGACAAAACAGCCGAGAGAGAGTATGACCATATCATATTTGATACAGCACCCACAGGACATACGCTTAGGATGTTGCAGCTGCCATCCGCATGGTCGAATTTTATCAGCGAAAGTACACATGGTGCATCCTGCTTAGGTCAGCTTTCAGGGCTTGAAGAACGAAAAGATGTCTACAAACAGGCAGTTAATACGCTTGCAGACGGTACCGCTACCACCCTTGTGTTGGTATCTCGACCCGATAAAACACCGCTCCAAGAAGCAGAGCGAGCTTCCGGAGAGCTTGCGGATTTGGGTGTTAACAATCAAATACTTGTCATAAACGGTGTTATGCCTTCCTTTGATGATAGCGTATCTGAAAGCCTTTATAATAAACAGCAGGCAGCTTTAGCCGAGATACCTAATAATATCAAAAAGCTTAACTTGTACTCTGTTCCGCTACGGGCATATAACATCACAGGAATGGATAATGTTCGGGCACTTCTGTCTAAGGATAGTTTTGAAATCAGCGAAGAAACTATAAATGCAACTACAGTACCTTCTTTGAAAAATGTGATTGATGATTTGTATCAGAATGACAAAAAGGTCATTTTTACAATGGGAAAAGGCGGAGTCGGTAAAACCTCTATTGCCGCAGCGATTGCATTTGCCCTGGCTTCTAAAGGCAAAAAAGTACACCTTACAACTACCGATCCAGCAGCACATTTGAAGTATGTTGCCAAAGAAACCGAAAACATCACCATGAGCCATATCGACGAAGAAGCGGAATTGAAGCGCTATCAGGATGAGGTGCTTTCCAAAGCGCGTGAGACCATGTCAGAAGATGATGTTGCCTATGTTGAGGAGGATCTACGTTCACCCTGTACACAGGAAATTGCCGTATTCCGCGCCTTCGCTGAGGTGGTAGACAAGGCCGATAATGAGGTTGTTGTCATAGATACCGCACCCACAGGGCACACGCTTTTATTGCTTGATTCTACGCAGAGCTATCATCGTGAGGTGAAACGGACGCAGGGAGATATTCCTGAAAATGTTAAAAAGTTGCTGCCTCGCTTGCGCAACGAAAAAGAAACTGAAGTTATTATCGTGACGCTTGCAGAAACCACTCCTGTATATGAAGCTATGCGTTTAGAAGAGGATTTAAAACGTGCAGAGATTTCCACAAAGTGGTGGGTAATCAATTCATCAATGTACGCTACCGAAACCACTAACCGCTTGCTAAAAGCAAAGGCCAGTCATGAAATTGAGTGGATAAACAAGGTCGATACTCATACGAAGGGTAACTTTGCTGTTATCAGTTGGAGTGCAGAGGATATAACAGGAAGTAAATTATTAGAATTGATAAAATAA
- the arsD gene encoding arsenite efflux transporter metallochaperone ArsD, whose amino-acid sequence MKEITIDYLYLDLNTCDRCVGTDEVLDGVLDVLEPALQLAGYKVVRRKIEMSTAEIAAEYQFLSSPTIRVNSKDICLTVEENDCGCCSDIAGCDVECRVFRYEDEVYEIPPKEMLANAILKTLFSDNIEITNTEYIMPENLKEFYASKNNNKNGEFTMKKISIYEPAMCCETGVCGVGVDPELLRISTAFSNLKKYGVVVNRYNLNNAPQEFIKNQEINKLIMGDGVESLPATVVDGKIVMTKKYPTNAEIAELLGVPKSYLGEEKKSSGGACCNGGGCC is encoded by the coding sequence ATGAAAGAAATAACTATTGATTACCTTTATCTCGATTTAAATACCTGCGACCGTTGTGTCGGAACAGATGAAGTTTTAGACGGAGTCTTAGATGTTTTAGAACCGGCATTGCAACTGGCTGGATATAAAGTCGTTCGACGTAAAATAGAAATGTCTACAGCGGAGATTGCGGCTGAATATCAGTTTCTATCATCCCCGACTATTCGTGTAAACAGTAAGGATATCTGCCTTACAGTAGAAGAAAATGATTGCGGGTGTTGCAGTGATATAGCTGGATGCGACGTGGAATGTCGCGTTTTTCGATATGAAGATGAAGTCTACGAAATTCCTCCGAAAGAAATGCTCGCAAATGCTATTTTGAAAACCTTGTTTTCCGACAATATTGAAATTACCAATACAGAATATATAATGCCAGAAAATCTTAAAGAGTTCTATGCAAGTAAAAATAATAATAAGAATGGAGAATTTACTATGAAAAAAATATCTATTTATGAGCCAGCTATGTGCTGTGAAACCGGAGTTTGCGGAGTCGGCGTTGACCCTGAACTGCTTCGTATTTCCACTGCATTCAGTAACTTAAAGAAATACGGTGTAGTGGTCAACCGCTATAACTTGAACAATGCTCCACAGGAATTTATAAAAAACCAAGAAATTAATAAGCTCATTATGGGTGACGGTGTGGAGTCGCTACCTGCAACGGTAGTGGACGGGAAAATCGTTATGACAAAGAAATACCCGACCAATGCCGAGATTGCAGAATTGCTTGGTGTTCCGAAGTCTTATCTTGGTGAAGAAAAAAAATCAAGCGGCGGTGCCTGCTGTAACGGTGGAGGTTGTTGTTAA
- the arsB gene encoding ACR3 family arsenite efflux transporter — protein MSNEKTQGISFFEKYLTIWVLLCMAVGILIGKFLPGVRSILESMQIGGQNIPLAILMWIMIYPMMLKVDFKSVKNVGKNPQGVIISTLASWGIKPFLMFGLATVFFQYIFSSIIPANLATDFVTGAVLLGAAPCTAMVFVWSTLTKGNPAQTLVQVSVNDLLILVLFVPIVQLLLGINNVVLPIGILIMSIVLFVVIPLVAGVLSRVLITKHKGEDYFNKKFVTKFDGVTTIGLLLTLIIIFIFQGDIIVNNPLYVLLIAVPLVLQNTISFALTYAVSKAAKLPRDIAAPASLIAASDFFELSVAVAIALFGVSSPVVLVCTVGVLTEVPVMLLLVKFVNKTKHWFPKATIDSKLPHQS, from the coding sequence ATGAGCAATGAAAAAACACAAGGCATTAGTTTCTTTGAGAAGTATCTTACAATTTGGGTCTTACTATGTATGGCTGTGGGAATTTTAATTGGCAAGTTTTTACCGGGGGTTCGTTCGATTTTAGAAAGTATGCAAATAGGTGGTCAGAACATTCCTCTTGCAATACTTATGTGGATTATGATTTATCCAATGATGTTAAAAGTTGATTTTAAGTCTGTAAAAAATGTAGGAAAGAATCCGCAAGGTGTCATCATATCTACCCTTGCAAGTTGGGGTATTAAGCCCTTTCTGATGTTTGGATTGGCTACGGTATTTTTTCAGTATATATTTAGTTCCATCATTCCGGCAAATTTAGCAACAGATTTTGTAACGGGAGCCGTGTTGTTAGGAGCAGCGCCTTGTACCGCTATGGTGTTTGTTTGGAGTACTTTGACAAAAGGCAATCCCGCACAAACGCTCGTTCAGGTTTCTGTCAATGATTTGCTTATTTTAGTATTGTTTGTACCAATCGTTCAGTTGTTGCTTGGCATTAATAATGTGGTGCTACCAATTGGTATCCTTATTATGTCAATCGTCTTGTTTGTGGTAATACCTTTGGTCGCAGGTGTTCTGTCTCGAGTTTTAATTACAAAGCATAAGGGTGAAGATTATTTCAATAAAAAGTTTGTGACTAAGTTCGATGGTGTGACAACGATCGGTTTGTTATTGACCCTTATCATTATCTTTATATTCCAAGGAGATATTATTGTAAATAATCCTCTCTATGTACTGTTAATTGCGGTACCTCTTGTTCTTCAGAATACCATTTCATTTGCCTTGACATATGCCGTAAGCAAAGCCGCAAAATTACCTCGTGATATTGCAGCACCTGCTTCTCTGATTGCTGCTTCTGATTTCTTTGAATTATCAGTGGCAGTTGCAATAGCACTCTTTGGTGTGAGTTCACCAGTGGTTCTTGTTTGCACTGTCGGGGTATTAACCGAGGTTCCCGTAATGCTTCTGCTTGTCAAGTTTGTCAATAAGACGAAGCATTGGTTCCCTAAAGCAACGATCGATAGCAAATTACCCCATCAATCATAA
- a CDS encoding ArsR/SmtB family transcription factor → MERSYAEYVPAIKAMSDETRLKIIDMLSCGEMCACDILEEFSISQSTLSYHMKILTESGLVNGVRDGAWMRYTLNKEKTNDVISFFTGITSEEEDCICKKCNNKKSDNQCC, encoded by the coding sequence ATGGAGCGATCATATGCTGAATATGTACCTGCAATTAAGGCGATGTCAGATGAAACGCGGTTAAAGATTATTGATATGCTATCATGTGGAGAAATGTGCGCATGTGATATATTGGAAGAATTCAGTATTTCTCAATCCACTCTTAGTTATCATATGAAAATTTTAACAGAAAGCGGACTTGTAAATGGAGTACGCGACGGGGCATGGATGAGGTATACGCTAAACAAGGAAAAAACAAATGATGTCATATCTTTTTTTACTGGCATAACTTCCGAGGAAGAAGATTGTATTTGCAAAAAGTGTAATAATAAAAAATCTGATAATCAATGTTGTTAA
- a CDS encoding recombinase family protein, protein MNASKNITVIPARKRVGNTVAKEEIPKLRVAAYCRVSTDTEEQATSYEAQMEHYTDFIRKNTEWEFAGIFADDGISGTNTKKRDEFNRMIDECMAGNIDMIITKSISRFARNTLDCLKYIRDLKAKNIPVYFEKENINTMDAKGEVLLTIMASLAQQESQSLSQNVKLGLQYRYQQGKVQVNHNRFLGYTKDEDGNLIIEPKGAKVVKRIFREYLEGESLAGICKGLMKDGIYTAAGNPKWRPETVQKILQNEKYMGDALLQKTYTVDFLTKKRVKNEGIVPQYYVENNHEAIIPRELYLQVQEEMKRRSLLFKGKDGKRRIYSSKYALSSITFCSDCGDIYRRTYWNNRGKKSTVWRCVTRLEEGPKGCTSRTISEEDLHAAVAEAFNQVLGGGESMIAILRENIESVVCESNEQAIANIDKQMEEKQMELISYANSGKDYEKLADEIQALSERKQAILTAEAESQGEKDRIIEMMDFIENHADQSLDYDEELVRLLVEKLTVFESNVVVRFKSGIEVEI, encoded by the coding sequence ATGAATGCAAGTAAGAATATAACCGTTATTCCGGCTCGAAAACGGGTCGGCAATACGGTAGCGAAAGAAGAAATACCAAAACTTAGAGTTGCAGCCTATTGCCGTGTTTCTACAGATACAGAGGAACAGGCTACAAGTTATGAGGCTCAGATGGAGCATTACACAGATTTCATTAGGAAAAATACCGAATGGGAATTCGCAGGCATCTTTGCTGATGATGGTATCTCAGGCACAAACACGAAAAAGCGTGATGAGTTTAACCGTATGATAGATGAATGCATGGCGGGCAACATTGATATGATCATTACCAAGTCCATCAGCCGATTTGCCCGTAATACCTTGGATTGCCTTAAGTATATCCGTGACTTAAAAGCAAAGAACATCCCCGTTTATTTTGAAAAGGAAAATATTAATACAATGGATGCTAAGGGCGAGGTACTCCTTACCATTATGGCATCCTTAGCACAGCAGGAAAGCCAGTCTCTTTCACAGAATGTTAAGCTGGGTCTTCAGTACAGATACCAACAAGGCAAGGTGCAGGTCAACCATAATCGCTTTCTTGGATATACAAAGGACGAGGATGGAAATCTTATTATTGAGCCGAAAGGTGCTAAGGTTGTAAAGCGAATTTTCAGAGAGTACCTTGAGGGCGAGAGCCTTGCTGGTATTTGTAAGGGTCTGATGAAAGACGGCATTTACACAGCGGCGGGCAATCCGAAATGGAGACCGGAAACAGTACAAAAGATACTGCAGAACGAAAAGTACATGGGAGATGCACTGTTACAGAAAACCTATACGGTGGATTTCTTAACAAAAAAGCGTGTTAAGAATGAAGGCATCGTTCCCCAGTATTATGTCGAGAATAATCACGAGGCTATCATTCCAAGGGAACTATACCTGCAGGTACAAGAAGAAATGAAACGCAGAAGTCTTTTGTTTAAAGGCAAAGACGGAAAGAGAAGGATATATAGTAGTAAGTATGCCTTATCCTCCATCACCTTTTGCAGTGATTGCGGAGACATATATAGGCGGACTTATTGGAACAACCGTGGCAAGAAGTCTACTGTATGGAGATGCGTTACACGATTGGAAGAGGGACCTAAAGGTTGCACATCAAGGACAATTTCGGAGGAAGACCTCCATGCCGCAGTAGCAGAGGCATTTAACCAGGTTCTTGGCGGTGGCGAATCGATGATTGCGATTTTGCGGGAGAATATAGAATCTGTGGTCTGCGAGAGCAATGAACAGGCCATTGCCAACATTGACAAGCAAATGGAAGAGAAACAGATGGAACTCATCAGCTATGCTAATTCCGGCAAGGACTATGAAAAACTTGCTGATGAAATACAGGCTCTTAGCGAAAGAAAGCAAGCCATCCTTACGGCGGAGGCGGAAAGCCAAGGCGAAAAAGACCGAATAATAGAGATGATGGATTTTATAGAAAACCACGCTGACCAGAGCCTTGATTACGATGAAGAGTTGGTAAGACTCTTAGTTGAGAAGTTAACTGTATTTGAAAGCAACGTGGTAGTGAGGTTTAAGTCGGGAATTGAAGTAGAAATCTGA
- a CDS encoding recombinase, which translates to MTHTPHGYRIEGGKAVIDETAAGQVRELFDGYNSGLALTVAAEKAGLKLYHASAKRMLQNEHYVGDEYYPAIVDSDVFNKANNEIRRRALALGRIKEYKEPLSPTPQTRFKMGRKTKFFDDPFAQAEYMYGLIESEVD; encoded by the coding sequence ATGACACATACACCACATGGTTACCGCATTGAAGGCGGTAAGGCAGTTATAGATGAAACGGCAGCAGGTCAAGTAAGAGAACTCTTTGATGGTTATAACTCGGGGTTGGCTCTTACAGTGGCTGCCGAAAAAGCAGGCCTTAAATTGTACCACGCTTCAGCAAAGAGAATGCTACAAAATGAGCATTATGTTGGGGATGAGTATTACCCTGCCATTGTTGATAGTGACGTTTTTAATAAGGCAAACAATGAAATACGCAGACGGGCACTGGCTCTTGGAAGAATAAAGGAATATAAAGAGCCATTATCGCCCACTCCGCAAACAAGATTTAAAATGGGCAGAAAGACAAAGTTTTTTGATGATCCTTTTGCACAAGCCGAGTATATGTACGGTCTAATAGAAAGCGAGGTGGACTGA
- a CDS encoding recombinase family protein yields the protein MKKIFKVDNAAATSKRKLRVAAYARVSTDSDEQLVSLKAQKEHYESSIKLNPEWDFAGLYYDEGLSATKKDNRTGLMDMIKDAEQGKIDLILTKSISRFARNTTDCLEMVRRLIDVGVFIQFEKENINTGSMESELMLSILSGLAESESVSISQNIKWSVQKRFINGTFIISYPPYGYINADGKMEVVPEEAEIVRTIFSECINGKGAFLIAKELNKRGIPSKRGTVWHPSTVQGVLKNEKYTGDVIFQKTYTDSNFNRHINYGEENQYLLEKHHEAIISHEDFEKAQLIMEQRGKEKGVSKKEGKYQKRYAFSGKITCGECGSRFKRRIHYSGKNEYIAWCCTKHIEHTVKCSMKFIKDEDIKVAFVTMLNKLVFSCDMLLKPFMQGLRNIDEKAYLKKITEIEDSIEKNENQRNVLMELMSKGLLNPGLFTKQNTELLSEFARLATEKKHIFFAVNGNASKIDEVQRLIRFCSRNRMALKFNDNVFEDFVDEAVVNSREEIVFKLKCGLSLKERLVE from the coding sequence ATGAAAAAGATATTCAAAGTTGACAATGCAGCAGCTACTTCAAAGAGGAAATTACGTGTTGCTGCATATGCCAGAGTTTCTACTGACAGTGATGAACAACTGGTCAGTTTAAAAGCACAGAAAGAACACTACGAAAGCTCCATTAAATTAAATCCAGAATGGGATTTTGCAGGTCTTTATTATGATGAAGGTTTGAGTGCGACTAAGAAAGACAACAGAACCGGTCTAATGGATATGATAAAGGATGCCGAGCAAGGAAAGATTGATTTAATTCTTACAAAATCAATCAGCCGGTTTGCAAGAAATACAACCGACTGTTTGGAAATGGTACGAAGGCTCATTGATGTTGGCGTGTTCATTCAATTTGAGAAAGAAAACATTAATACAGGTTCTATGGAAAGCGAGTTAATGCTCTCCATATTAAGCGGCCTTGCTGAAAGCGAGTCTGTTTCCATTTCGCAAAACATTAAATGGTCTGTTCAGAAACGCTTTATAAACGGCACTTTTATAATTTCCTATCCGCCATACGGTTACATAAACGCTGATGGCAAGATGGAGGTTGTGCCTGAGGAGGCGGAAATAGTTCGCACCATTTTTAGTGAGTGCATTAACGGCAAAGGGGCATTCCTCATAGCCAAGGAATTAAATAAGCGAGGTATTCCATCCAAGCGAGGTACAGTTTGGCATCCGTCAACAGTACAAGGTGTTCTTAAGAACGAAAAATATACCGGAGATGTAATTTTCCAAAAGACCTATACTGATAGCAACTTCAACCGCCATATAAATTACGGCGAAGAAAATCAGTACCTTTTAGAAAAGCATCATGAGGCTATTATCAGCCATGAGGATTTTGAAAAGGCACAGTTAATTATGGAACAACGTGGCAAGGAAAAGGGTGTTTCAAAGAAGGAAGGCAAATACCAAAAGCGGTATGCATTCTCCGGTAAAATAACCTGCGGAGAGTGCGGTTCCCGTTTCAAAAGACGTATCCATTATTCCGGGAAAAATGAGTATATCGCTTGGTGTTGTACAAAGCACATAGAACACACAGTTAAATGCTCAATGAAGTTTATCAAAGATGAAGATATTAAGGTTGCATTTGTAACAATGCTAAACAAACTGGTTTTTTCTTGCGATATGCTGCTCAAGCCTTTTATGCAAGGGTTGAGAAATATTGATGAGAAAGCCTATCTGAAGAAGATTACTGAAATTGAGGACAGCATTGAGAAGAACGAAAATCAGCGTAATGTGCTTATGGAACTTATGTCAAAAGGACTTTTGAATCCGGGATTGTTTACAAAGCAGAATACGGAACTATTAAGTGAGTTTGCTAGGCTTGCCACAGAAAAAAAACATATATTTTTTGCGGTAAACGGTAATGCATCAAAGATAGATGAAGTCCAAAGGCTCATAAGATTCTGTAGCAGAAACAGAATGGCATTGAAATTTAACGATAATGTTTTTGAAGATTTTGTAGATGAGGCAGTTGTAAATTCCAGGGAGGAGATTGTATTTAAACTGAAATGCGGTCTTTCCTTAAAAGAAAGGCTGGTGGAATAA
- a CDS encoding SHOCT domain-containing protein has translation MNIFQVTDNNPIPSETIKMTNSQMQKEADYYMAQKLLKQLLSAGLISLDEFDKITELNRKKFSPILAKIMP, from the coding sequence ATGAATATTTTTCAAGTCACAGACAACAACCCAATACCAAGTGAAACTATAAAAATGACTAACAGCCAAATGCAGAAAGAGGCTGATTACTATATGGCTCAAAAATTACTTAAACAGCTTTTATCTGCGGGGTTAATTTCACTGGATGAATTCGACAAAATTACAGAGTTAAATCGCAAAAAATTCTCACCCATTTTAGCAAAGATAATGCCCTAA
- a CDS encoding DNA polymerase, protein MKNLEIDIETYSSVNLQKSGVYRYVEADDFEILLFGYSVDGGEVMVVDLVSGEKIPKKILDAITNENIAKWAFNAQFERVCLSRYLGYPFGYYLNPSSWRCTMVWSAYMGLPLSLEGVGAVLGLEKQKLIEGKDLIRYFCVPCTPTKSNGGRTRNLPSDDEKKWQMFKAYNKRDVETEIQIQQRLIKFPVPEDIWDEYHLDQEINDRGIKVDMGFVKQAIAMDEISHEKLMSAMQEMTELDNPNSVQQMKGWLSENGLETDTLGKKAVAELLKDAPEHLAEVLKLRQQLAKSSVKKYTAMENAVCSDSRARGMFQFYGANRTGRFAGRLVQLQNLPQNHMPDLKEARGIVKSGDYKTLDMLYEDIPDTLSQLIRTAFVPNEGNKFIVADFSAIEARVLSWLAGEEWRTGVFARGGDIYCASASQMFKVPVEKHGVNAHLRQKGKIAELALGYGGSIGALKAMGALEMGLEEEELKPLVNAWRASNPNIVKFWWDVDRVVKKCIKENKSQKINNIEFHCMSGMLFIVLPSGRQLAYVKPRIGENIFGGESVTYEGVGGTKKWERIESYGPKFVENIVQAISRDILMYAMKTLRTCSIVAHVHDEVIIEADPRMSIDSVCEQMGRVPPWAKGLLLDADGYECDFYKKD, encoded by the coding sequence ATGAAGAACTTGGAAATCGATATTGAAACATACTCATCTGTCAATTTGCAAAAGAGCGGAGTTTACCGTTATGTAGAGGCAGATGACTTTGAAATATTACTGTTTGGATATTCTGTCGATGGCGGAGAGGTTATGGTGGTTGACCTTGTGAGTGGAGAAAAGATACCGAAGAAGATACTCGATGCCATAACCAATGAAAATATAGCCAAATGGGCATTCAATGCTCAGTTTGAGCGTGTCTGCCTTTCCCGTTATCTTGGCTATCCCTTTGGATATTATTTAAATCCTTCATCATGGAGATGTACAATGGTTTGGTCGGCATATATGGGACTTCCCCTTTCCTTGGAAGGTGTGGGTGCTGTTCTTGGCCTTGAAAAGCAAAAGCTGATCGAAGGTAAAGACCTTATAAGATACTTTTGTGTTCCGTGTACTCCCACCAAATCAAATGGTGGCAGAACTCGTAATCTGCCAAGCGATGATGAGAAGAAATGGCAGATGTTTAAGGCTTACAATAAGCGTGATGTTGAAACGGAAATTCAGATACAGCAAAGGCTTATAAAGTTTCCTGTTCCGGAAGACATATGGGATGAATACCATCTCGACCAGGAAATCAATGATCGTGGCATAAAAGTTGATATGGGTTTTGTAAAACAGGCTATTGCTATGGATGAGATTTCCCACGAAAAACTGATGTCAGCAATGCAGGAAATGACAGAACTCGATAACCCCAACTCAGTACAGCAGATGAAAGGCTGGCTTTCCGAAAACGGTCTTGAAACAGATACGCTTGGCAAAAAGGCTGTGGCAGAATTATTAAAGGATGCACCGGAGCATTTGGCTGAAGTTCTCAAGCTCCGTCAGCAACTGGCTAAATCATCGGTAAAGAAATATACAGCAATGGAAAATGCCGTTTGTAGTGATTCTCGTGCCAGAGGTATGTTCCAATTTTATGGGGCTAACAGAACAGGTCGCTTTGCAGGAAGGCTTGTGCAATTACAGAACCTGCCACAAAACCATATGCCGGATTTAAAAGAGGCACGAGGCATAGTAAAGAGCGGTGATTATAAAACACTTGATATGCTCTACGAAGATATACCAGACACCCTCTCACAGCTGATTCGTACAGCATTTGTGCCAAATGAAGGCAACAAGTTTATTGTTGCAGACTTTTCAGCCATTGAGGCTCGTGTGCTTTCATGGCTTGCAGGTGAAGAATGGCGAACCGGAGTATTCGCAAGAGGCGGTGACATATATTGTGCATCAGCTTCACAGATGTTTAAAGTTCCCGTTGAAAAGCACGGTGTCAACGCTCATCTAAGGCAGAAAGGAAAAATCGCAGAACTAGCACTTGGATATGGCGGATCTATCGGGGCATTAAAGGCTATGGGTGCGTTGGAGATGGGACTTGAAGAGGAGGAATTGAAACCCCTTGTTAATGCCTGGAGAGCATCCAATCCAAATATCGTAAAGTTCTGGTGGGATGTTGACCGTGTTGTTAAGAAGTGCATTAAGGAAAATAAGTCACAGAAAATAAATAACATTGAGTTTCATTGCATGAGCGGAATGCTATTTATTGTTCTCCCTTCCGGCAGACAGCTTGCCTATGTAAAACCTCGTATCGGTGAAAATATCTTCGGTGGTGAGTCCGTGACTTACGAAGGTGTAGGAGGAACAAAGAAATGGGAGCGTATTGAAAGTTATGGCCCTAAATTTGTAGAAAATATTGTTCAAGCAATCTCTCGTGATATTTTGATGTATGCCATGAAAACACTCCGAACTTGTAGCATCGTGGCTCATGTGCATGATGAAGTAATCATTGAGGCTGACCCTCGAATGTCCATAGATAGCGTATGTGAACAAATGGGCAGAGTTCCTCCCTGGGCAAAGGGACTGCTCCTTGATGCCGATGGCTACGAATGCGACTTCTATAAAAAAGATTAG
- a CDS encoding DUF2815 family protein — translation MANNTNKTKVITGVNTRLSYFHGWEPVSINGGAEKYSVSVLIPKDDKETIDVVNAAIDAAIEEGIAKFGGKKPNKATIKLPLRDGDVERDDEAYKGHYFINANSITAPQIVDKRVKPILDRSEVYSGCYGRVSLNFYAFNSNGNKGVACGLGNIQKIKDGEPLGGKTSAADDFTTLVDDDFLA, via the coding sequence ATGGCAAATAACACTAATAAAACTAAGGTTATCACAGGTGTAAACACAAGGCTCTCTTACTTTCACGGATGGGAGCCGGTATCTATTAACGGCGGTGCTGAGAAATACAGTGTGTCCGTTCTCATTCCAAAGGATGATAAGGAAACCATAGATGTAGTAAACGCTGCTATCGATGCAGCTATTGAAGAAGGCATTGCAAAGTTTGGTGGTAAGAAACCAAATAAAGCTACTATTAAACTTCCGCTCCGTGACGGCGATGTAGAGCGTGACGATGAGGCATATAAGGGTCATTATTTTATTAATGCCAACAGCATAACCGCTCCTCAGATTGTAGACAAAAGAGTTAAACCTATTTTGGATCGCAGTGAAGTGTACAGCGGTTGTTACGGTAGAGTTTCTCTTAACTTTTATGCTTTCAACTCCAACGGAAATAAGGGTGTAGCTTGTGGTCTTGGTAATATTCAAAAGATTAAGGATGGCGAACCTCTCGGTGGCAAGACTTCTGCAGCAGATGACTTTACTACTCTTGTGGATGATGACTTCCTTGCCTAA